A region of Bacillus cabrialesii DNA encodes the following proteins:
- the ytpR gene encoding YtpR family tRNA-binding protein, with protein MNAFYNKEGVGDTLLISLQDVTREQIGYEKHGDVVKIFHNETKETTGFNIFNASSYLTLDENGPVSLSETFVQDVNETLSRNGVEETLVVDLSPKFVVGYVESKEKHPNADKLSVCKVNVGEETLQIVCGAPNVDQGQKVVVAKVGAVMPSGLVIKDAELRGVPSSGMICSAKELALPDAPAEKGILVLEGDYEAGDAFQF; from the coding sequence ATGAACGCTTTTTATAATAAAGAAGGTGTGGGAGACACGCTCCTGATCTCTCTTCAAGATGTGACACGCGAACAAATAGGCTATGAAAAACACGGCGACGTCGTCAAAATTTTTCATAACGAAACAAAGGAAACAACGGGCTTCAATATTTTTAACGCGTCTTCTTACTTGACTCTCGATGAAAACGGCCCTGTGTCGCTTTCAGAAACATTCGTGCAAGATGTGAATGAGACTTTAAGCAGAAACGGCGTAGAAGAGACATTGGTCGTTGATTTATCTCCGAAGTTTGTTGTGGGATACGTGGAATCAAAAGAAAAACATCCGAATGCGGATAAATTAAGCGTATGTAAAGTCAATGTAGGAGAAGAAACGCTTCAGATCGTCTGCGGCGCGCCAAACGTTGATCAAGGACAAAAAGTTGTCGTTGCCAAAGTCGGCGCCGTGATGCCAAGCGGACTTGTCATTAAGGATGCAGAGCTTCGCGGCGTTCCGTCTAGCGGAATGATCTGCTCAGCGAAAGAGCTTGCTTTGCCGGATGCCCCTGCTGAAAAAGGAATCCTTGTGTTAGAAGGAGATTATGAGGCGGGAGACGCATTTCAGTTTTAG
- a CDS encoding DNA translocase FtsK, whose protein sequence is MSWLHKFFDLFLGESEEDNERETKPKPAQIPQQQEVHQHHPEGQLKRLEDPKIYYEYPKGKFRFPVVPDGYQNQDLRRRRAPSDEPKSAPRPSAAPYREHPKNEKEQHTYQTSEPAKKPFKPTNIPSPIYGFNQKPSVKKDVPKQSSETLKAPDKFEKEKVTLLSEEIERERGYPAPDRPKQHVKEEPFFPNTQFEEQPSRDFNETATGREEALAQRPAEELSGTGIQLPEKETSFFSAEPNEEQTAHETLTDTVADAQKDRSGSEISHEDTMPAVAEIQEEQREQQPEKAAEPVFRAEHDEEQTAPESLRVAVSEAEKSEEPFDTIVNNHHAIAAEAAETPSVQEEQMEIQQEVPSLFTDHEQSASEALVQAETEAKESDEPSDSIINNQADLPGEAEDTKIDVQPDGHAELEQDDRLEQVSRPFSEAHENRQDIHENETYAAIEEPQKRPVMQEKRTEQSASPQKGPSVPFNVMMLKRDTHKQQKAEERRGSYVFPNVALLDVPPAQVQDDTGWIEDQRQLLDLTLKNFNVRANVVHVTQGPSVTRFEVHPEPGVKVNKITNLSDDIKLSLSARDIRIEAPIPGKNTIGIEVPNRASKVVDLRQMIRSSAFRTSKSPLTAALGLDISGNPVVIDLKKMPHGLIAGATGSGKSVCINTILVSLLYKADPSEVKVLLIDPKMVELAPYNKIPHLVSPVITDAKAATAALKWVVEEMERRYELFAHSGVRDIDRFNQLTADHQTGEKLPYLVVVIDELADLMMVAPNDVEESIARIAQKARACGIHLLVATQRPSVDVITGLIKANIPTRIAFSVSSQVDSRTIIDIAGAEKLLGKGDMLFLENGSGKPVRLQGNFVSDREIDRVVSHVRNQMPPTYLFEQEELVRQGSALKEEDELFYEACEFVVEQNSASTSSLQRRFRIGYNRAARLIDMMEAEGMISEAKGSKPREVLITASDLINE, encoded by the coding sequence ATGAGTTGGCTTCATAAATTTTTTGATTTGTTTTTAGGCGAGAGTGAAGAGGATAATGAACGGGAGACAAAACCGAAACCCGCTCAAATTCCGCAGCAGCAAGAAGTACATCAACATCATCCTGAAGGACAATTAAAAAGATTGGAAGATCCTAAAATATATTATGAATATCCAAAAGGCAAGTTCCGTTTTCCAGTCGTGCCTGACGGATACCAAAATCAAGACTTAAGAAGGCGCCGCGCACCTTCGGACGAACCGAAATCCGCGCCTCGTCCAAGCGCCGCACCATACAGAGAACATCCGAAAAATGAAAAAGAGCAGCATACATATCAAACATCAGAGCCGGCGAAGAAACCGTTTAAACCGACAAATATCCCTTCGCCAATATATGGATTCAATCAAAAGCCATCCGTCAAAAAGGATGTGCCGAAACAGTCTTCTGAAACTTTGAAGGCACCGGACAAATTTGAAAAAGAGAAGGTAACACTGCTGTCAGAAGAGATCGAACGTGAGCGCGGCTATCCTGCTCCAGACAGACCGAAGCAGCACGTAAAAGAAGAGCCTTTCTTCCCGAATACCCAATTTGAAGAACAGCCTTCTCGCGATTTTAACGAAACGGCTACAGGGCGTGAAGAAGCGCTGGCACAGCGCCCAGCAGAAGAGCTGTCAGGCACGGGCATTCAGCTGCCGGAAAAAGAGACGTCTTTCTTTTCTGCTGAACCAAATGAAGAGCAAACAGCACATGAGACACTGACAGATACAGTAGCTGACGCACAAAAAGACCGTTCAGGCAGTGAGATAAGCCATGAAGACACTATGCCTGCAGTTGCTGAAATTCAAGAAGAACAAAGGGAGCAACAGCCAGAGAAAGCAGCAGAGCCTGTCTTCCGCGCTGAACATGATGAAGAGCAAACAGCACCAGAGTCTCTGAGAGTGGCAGTATCTGAGGCGGAAAAATCAGAAGAGCCATTCGACACCATAGTAAACAATCATCACGCAATCGCGGCAGAAGCTGCTGAGACCCCGTCTGTTCAAGAAGAACAAATGGAAATTCAACAGGAAGTGCCTTCCTTATTTACAGATCACGAGCAATCAGCATCTGAGGCTCTGGTTCAAGCAGAAACTGAGGCCAAAGAATCAGATGAACCATCAGACAGCATAATAAACAATCAGGCCGACCTCCCGGGAGAAGCTGAAGACACGAAGATAGACGTTCAGCCAGATGGGCATGCAGAGCTGGAGCAAGATGATCGCTTGGAACAGGTTTCCAGACCGTTTTCTGAAGCCCATGAAAACCGGCAGGACATTCATGAAAACGAAACATATGCAGCTATAGAGGAGCCGCAAAAAAGGCCTGTCATGCAGGAGAAACGAACTGAACAGAGCGCATCTCCTCAAAAAGGTCCGTCCGTTCCTTTTAACGTCATGATGCTGAAAAGAGATACGCATAAACAGCAAAAAGCAGAGGAACGCCGCGGCAGCTATGTGTTTCCGAATGTCGCACTGCTTGATGTCCCGCCAGCACAAGTTCAAGACGATACTGGCTGGATCGAAGACCAGCGTCAGCTTCTTGATTTGACCCTGAAAAATTTCAATGTCCGCGCCAATGTGGTCCATGTGACCCAGGGGCCTTCTGTCACAAGATTCGAAGTGCATCCTGAACCGGGCGTAAAGGTGAATAAAATCACCAACTTGTCTGATGATATTAAGCTCAGCCTGTCTGCAAGAGATATTCGGATTGAAGCGCCGATTCCGGGGAAAAACACAATCGGAATAGAAGTGCCGAACCGCGCGAGCAAGGTGGTTGACTTGCGCCAGATGATTCGCAGCTCAGCCTTTAGGACAAGCAAGTCACCTCTCACGGCTGCGCTGGGATTGGATATCTCGGGAAACCCTGTCGTTATAGACTTAAAGAAAATGCCGCATGGCTTGATTGCCGGCGCTACGGGATCGGGAAAAAGCGTTTGTATCAATACAATATTGGTCAGTCTGCTTTATAAAGCCGATCCGAGTGAAGTAAAGGTGCTTTTGATTGATCCGAAAATGGTAGAGCTGGCCCCTTACAATAAAATTCCTCATCTCGTCAGCCCGGTCATTACCGACGCCAAAGCGGCTACGGCTGCTTTAAAGTGGGTGGTTGAGGAAATGGAGCGCCGCTATGAGCTGTTTGCCCATTCAGGCGTCCGCGACATTGACCGCTTTAACCAATTAACGGCTGATCACCAAACTGGCGAAAAGCTGCCGTATTTAGTGGTGGTTATCGATGAGCTTGCTGATTTGATGATGGTTGCCCCAAACGATGTGGAAGAGAGCATTGCGCGGATCGCCCAAAAAGCCAGAGCTTGCGGAATCCATCTGCTTGTCGCAACTCAGCGGCCGTCAGTCGATGTTATTACCGGCCTGATTAAGGCGAATATCCCGACGAGAATCGCATTTTCTGTTTCAAGCCAGGTTGATTCCCGGACGATCATAGACATAGCCGGTGCGGAAAAGCTTCTCGGGAAAGGGGACATGCTCTTTTTAGAAAACGGCTCGGGAAAACCAGTCCGTCTTCAAGGTAACTTTGTGTCGGACCGTGAAATCGACCGTGTCGTTTCCCACGTCAGAAACCAAATGCCGCCAACCTATTTATTTGAACAAGAAGAGCTTGTAAGACAAGGATCAGCCCTGAAAGAAGAGGATGAACTGTTTTACGAAGCGTGTGAGTTTGTTGTTGAGCAAAACAGCGCGAGCACTTCAAGCCTGCAAAGAAGATTCAGAATCGGATACAATCGCGCGGCGAGGCTGATCGATATGATGGAAGCGGAAGGCATGATCTCTGAGGCAAAAGGAAGCAAGCCTCGTGAGGTGCTGATCACAGCAAGTGATTTAATAAACGAATAA